The region CCATTTCTATAGGGCATCTGCGAATGCGGTTTTTCCTTTATTCCCTTTCAGCCGCCTTTAAACTTTTCGCACCTTTTTTCAGCTGCTTATTCTATTATTTAGTTGTTTATCAATGTTGTGTAGGACAGGACCGATGGGACAGGCACGCAGAGCGGACCGGTTCGATCCGATACGATCCGAGTGTAGGTGTCTGCAGCGGTTGCTAGGGCTGGATGCATTGGAGTATGAGTATTTTTTGATTTAGTGGCAATTTCGTGGAATGCCCCAAAGGTAGAATTGAAAACAGCAGATTACAGGCGGAAATTGAAGCGAGAGTGGAGCTAACAAGCCGAAACTGGAACAACCAGAGGCTCCACTGAAGTGAGCCGAGTCGAAAGATACAGAGATTGAGAGAACCAATTACCAGAAATCCTGCAGAAAGCCAAGAATCCAATACAGAGAAAGCAATGTATTACGTACAATGTATGTACCCATTACTTGgaataattgttgttgttctacGTAAAACTCGTTTGAATCATCCCAGTAGAACAAACATGTTTGTGGAACTGTGAAAATGCTGTTTTTTCATGGGCTCTGGGAAAAATTGCCTTTATTGCTCGTATTACTCGTAATATATAAGTGGAAAATATAGCGTGTAATCTTAGATCAATTTATTAGCTTCCTCCACTTCAGGACCTTCAGTGACCTGTCCGCCCGCTGTGGTGCTCTCCGATTCTGCCACAGGCTGCTCGCTGGTACTGGTGGAGGAGACTGGTTCGGCCGGCTCTTCAGCCTGGGAACAGGCGCAGGCATCGCGGGTATTTTCCTCGATCCATTCGTTGAAGTTGCTCACACGAGTATAAACGCCTGGGGAATTGGGCTTGGCACAGCCCTCGCCCCAGGACACAACACCCGCCAGTTGATAGGCTTGTCCGGCGCCCAGGACATGCATGGGTCCACCGCTGTCGCCCTGGCAGGAGTCCTTGCCGCCCTGATCCACCAATCCAGCACAGATCATGTTGTCGGTGATTTTGTCGCCGTAGTTGCTGTCCCGGCACTCCTGTTGCGTGAGTATGGGCACCTCCACTTCCTGCAGGGTGTCTGAAACAGGTCCGCCCTCGCTCAGGGCGCCCCAGCCGGTGACGACAGCTGTTTGACCGGCATAGTTCTCACTGGGCGTGGGCAGGCAGACGGGATGCATGTCGATGCCTAGGCGCACGGGCTCGCTGAAGCGAATCAGGGCAATGTCGCTGTCGAAGGTGTGGGTGCTGTAGCCGGGATGGATGAACACACGCGCCACCCGCCTGTCCACGATCTTCACATTGCTGTCCATTCGATTGTGCTCCAGCAGGCGGACCGTGATCAGACGGTGGTAGAACCCGTTGACGCAGTGCGCCGCGGTCACGGCGTACTGGTCGTTGACCAGCGATGCGCCGCAGTAGAAGCTGCCGAACCACATCAGCATGGCCATCCAGGGATACTCGTGCACTTCCGTCTCCTGGCCCCCGACGATGCGGTGGCGCGTGTTGATGTTACCGCAGGCGCAGGACGCGCACTCCCTCTTGGCCGGGACACTGGAGTCGGAGTACTCCGGCCCCAGGATCGAGGTGATCCAGTCGAGGAAGCTGTTCTGTCTGATATTGCTCAGCGACTCCAGGATCTTGGCTGGCTCTGCGGAGCTACGCAGACGGGGCGTGGCAAAACCCACATCGCCCAGAGCCACCAcaacgaggagcagcagacaaATGTACCTCATGGCGAACTTTTCTGGCCAACTGGCAGTTGGCAACTAACCGAAAGCGTCCTGGCCAAGACCACGGTCAGAAAGATGACTACAAATAAAACCAAGAACTAGAACCGGCTGAAGAACCAGAAGAACCGGCTTCAGGGAAAGGTGAATGCCTCGCCGAGAGAGATTTCCATGTAGcgaattttcttttaatcaataaatataaaacagcTTGAGAATGTGATCTTCGACAGAGCCGAAGCTGGAATACTCTGGCAGAGATGGA is a window of Drosophila pseudoobscura strain MV-25-SWS-2005 chromosome 3, UCI_Dpse_MV25, whole genome shotgun sequence DNA encoding:
- the LOC4805245 gene encoding trypsin-1 encodes the protein MRYICLLLLVVVALGDVGFATPRLRSSAEPAKILESLSNIRQNSFLDWITSILGPEYSDSSVPAKRECASCACGNINTRHRIVGGQETEVHEYPWMAMLMWFGSFYCGASLVNDQYAVTAAHCVNGFYHRLITVRLLEHNRMDSNVKIVDRRVARVFIHPGYSTHTFDSDIALIRFSEPVRLGIDMHPVCLPTPSENYAGQTAVVTGWGALSEGGPVSDTLQEVEVPILTQQECRDSNYGDKITDNMICAGLVDQGGKDSCQGDSGGPMHVLGAGQAYQLAGVVSWGEGCAKPNSPGVYTRVSNFNEWIEENTRDACACSQAEEPAEPVSSTSTSEQPVAESESTTAGGQVTEGPEVEEANKLI